A portion of the Corynebacterium occultum genome contains these proteins:
- a CDS encoding ABC transporter substrate-binding protein: MSRTVRRWGGRVVAVLSAITLTACNAGSTATSIGRISGPETIVVGTTAAPASLDFTTTGGAAIPQALMSNVYEGLVHIDADGEIIPQLATSWEVSADGREYTFQLREEVTFSNGDPFNADSAKFSIDHVQSGWSNGLAAQMDVVADTEVLDEFTLQVTLSEPSNNWLWSMGTLIGAMMTPSGIDTLATDPIGTGPYTVVQWAVAESITFQANPDYWGDPPASDTAAIRYFADATATTNALQSGDVDLVWAMPAPELLDNLPEQYRVEVGTTNGELLLSMNNNVAPFDDPRVRQAVMYGVDRQAIIDLVYEGYGTDTGGAPVPPTDPWFEGTDFYPFDPERARQLLAEAGIDESNNQVTISVPTLPYAEATAEVLYSQLRDIGFEVRLKSTEFPAVWLAEVMGDQNYQMSLIAHVEARDIPVLFGNPDYYLGFDSAEVREELALAASGPLSDQEAHMHAAVAGIMAQAGAGTLLNVPNIVLSSPGISGVQADVVTDALPLAGISKAED, translated from the coding sequence ATGAGCAGAACTGTCCGCCGGTGGGGTGGCCGCGTCGTGGCGGTCCTCAGCGCTATCACGCTGACCGCCTGCAACGCCGGTTCCACCGCGACATCCATAGGCCGGATCAGCGGGCCGGAAACCATTGTCGTCGGCACCACCGCCGCCCCGGCTTCGCTGGATTTCACCACCACCGGGGGCGCCGCCATTCCGCAGGCATTGATGTCCAATGTCTATGAGGGTCTGGTCCACATCGACGCGGACGGGGAGATCATCCCGCAGCTGGCCACCTCCTGGGAGGTTTCGGCGGATGGCCGGGAATACACCTTCCAGCTGCGGGAAGAAGTGACCTTCTCCAATGGGGATCCCTTCAACGCGGACAGCGCGAAGTTCTCCATCGATCACGTCCAGAGCGGGTGGAGCAATGGCCTGGCCGCCCAGATGGACGTGGTCGCTGACACTGAAGTCCTGGATGAATTCACGCTGCAGGTCACCCTGTCTGAACCCAGCAATAACTGGCTCTGGTCCATGGGCACCCTGATCGGGGCGATGATGACCCCGAGCGGCATCGACACCCTGGCCACCGACCCGATCGGCACCGGCCCGTACACCGTGGTGCAGTGGGCGGTCGCGGAATCCATCACCTTCCAGGCCAACCCGGACTACTGGGGGGATCCCCCGGCCTCTGACACTGCGGCGATCCGCTACTTCGCGGATGCCACCGCCACCACCAACGCCCTCCAATCCGGGGACGTGGATCTGGTGTGGGCCATGCCCGCCCCAGAGTTGTTGGACAACCTGCCTGAGCAATACCGCGTCGAGGTGGGCACCACCAATGGTGAACTGTTGTTGAGCATGAACAATAATGTGGCCCCCTTTGATGATCCGCGGGTCCGACAGGCCGTGATGTACGGGGTGGACCGCCAGGCGATCATCGACCTGGTCTATGAGGGCTATGGCACCGACACCGGTGGCGCCCCGGTGCCACCCACCGATCCCTGGTTCGAGGGCACCGACTTCTACCCCTTTGACCCGGAGAGGGCCCGTCAGCTGCTGGCTGAGGCAGGGATCGATGAAAGCAACAACCAGGTCACCATCTCGGTGCCCACCCTCCCCTATGCCGAGGCCACTGCGGAGGTGCTCTACTCCCAGTTGCGTGACATCGGATTTGAGGTGCGGCTGAAGTCCACTGAATTCCCGGCGGTCTGGCTGGCGGAGGTGATGGGTGACCAGAATTATCAGATGTCCCTGATCGCACATGTGGAGGCCCGGGACATCCCGGTGCTCTTCGGCAATCCCGACTACTACCTCGGTTTCGATTCCGCCGAGGTACGCGAAGAACTCGCCCTGGCGGCCAGCGGTCCACTCTCCGACCAGGAGGCGCATATGCATGCCGCCGTCGCCGGGATCATGGCGCAGGCCGGCGCCGGCACCTTGCTCAATGTCCCCAATATCGTGCTCAGTTCCCCGGGGATTTCCGGGGTGCAGGCCGATGTGGTCACCGATGCCCTGCCTCTGGCCGGGATCTCCAAGGCGGAGGACTAG
- a CDS encoding ABC transporter permease, protein MQLIFRHLARFLITLFIASILIFGLMRAIPGDPAQIALGVNATPEAVAALSTQLGTDQPLIQQYFSWISGLLRGEFGISLSSRADISPLVVDRAQVSLILCGTAMTLSLLIAVPLGVWAARRARRADGLLITAGSQIGIAIPSFLAGVLLVAVFAVQLGWLPANGWVPPAVDFGEFLRRLILPVVSLTAVQAAILTRYVRSAILEVMNEDYLRTARSKGMSLTQALRVHGLRNAALPVLTVTGLQLTSLIVGAVVIEQVFALPGLGSMLLDAVGNRDLIAVQTIVMLLVLFTLTVNLIIDLSYSLLDPRISATSETRRRADR, encoded by the coding sequence ATGCAGCTGATCTTTCGTCACCTGGCCAGATTCCTGATCACCCTCTTCATCGCCAGCATCCTCATCTTCGGGCTGATGCGCGCCATCCCGGGGGATCCCGCCCAGATCGCGCTCGGGGTCAACGCCACCCCTGAGGCGGTGGCCGCACTCTCCACCCAGCTGGGCACCGACCAGCCACTGATCCAGCAGTACTTCTCCTGGATCAGTGGACTGCTGCGCGGTGAATTCGGTATCTCACTGAGCAGCCGGGCCGATATCTCCCCCCTCGTGGTGGATCGGGCCCAGGTCAGCCTCATCCTCTGCGGCACCGCCATGACACTCTCCCTGCTGATCGCCGTGCCGCTGGGGGTCTGGGCAGCCAGGCGGGCCCGGCGGGCAGATGGTCTGCTGATCACCGCCGGCAGCCAGATCGGCATCGCCATCCCCAGTTTCCTGGCGGGTGTGCTGCTGGTGGCGGTGTTCGCGGTGCAGCTGGGCTGGTTGCCGGCCAATGGTTGGGTGCCGCCGGCGGTGGATTTCGGGGAGTTCCTGCGTCGCCTGATCCTGCCGGTGGTCTCCTTGACGGCGGTGCAGGCGGCTATCCTGACCCGTTATGTCCGCTCCGCGATTCTTGAGGTGATGAATGAGGATTATCTGCGCACCGCCCGGTCCAAGGGGATGTCGTTGACCCAGGCGCTGCGGGTCCACGGATTGCGGAATGCGGCCCTACCGGTACTGACTGTCACCGGTCTGCAGTTGACCAGCCTGATCGTGGGTGCGGTGGTGATCGAGCAGGTCTTCGCGCTGCCGGGCCTGGGGTCGATGCTGCTGGATGCGGTGGGTAACCGGGATCTGATCGCGGTCCAGACCATTGTGATGCTGCTGGTGTTGTTCACCCTGACGGTCAACCTGATCATCGACCTGAGTTATTCACTCCTGGATCCCCGGATCAGTGCCACCTCGGAAACCCGACGGAGGGCAGATCGATGA
- a CDS encoding ABC transporter permease, giving the protein MSVLRRLPWTGWIGLSLVSLVVLAALLSLVWTPHDPVQVVPTQRLADPSAEHLLGTDRFGRDVFSQILAGSQITLLVGLVAVGISALVGTPLGIWAGMRRGWVETLVMRGSDLLLAFPALLLAIVAGAVFGASTVTAMVAIGIAGIPAFARVSRSGTLQVMTRDFIAASQSAGRPAVEIARRHVLPNIVGMLIVQASVAFALAILAEAALSFLGLGTPPPEPSWGRMLQTAQASLGSAPQLALWPGLAIAATVLGFNVLGDGLRDALDPKERRG; this is encoded by the coding sequence ATGAGTGTGCTGCGCAGACTTCCCTGGACCGGGTGGATCGGCCTGAGCCTGGTGTCCCTGGTGGTGTTGGCCGCCCTGCTCTCCCTGGTCTGGACCCCGCATGATCCGGTGCAGGTGGTGCCCACGCAGCGCCTGGCTGACCCCTCTGCGGAGCATCTCCTGGGCACGGACCGTTTCGGGCGGGATGTGTTCTCCCAGATTCTGGCCGGTAGCCAGATCACCCTGCTGGTGGGTCTGGTCGCGGTGGGTATCTCCGCTCTGGTGGGTACCCCACTGGGAATCTGGGCGGGGATGCGTCGCGGGTGGGTGGAGACCCTGGTGATGCGGGGGTCGGACCTGTTGCTGGCCTTCCCTGCCCTGCTGCTGGCGATTGTCGCGGGAGCGGTGTTCGGGGCGTCAACCGTGACGGCGATGGTGGCCATCGGTATCGCCGGCATCCCGGCTTTTGCCCGGGTGTCGCGTTCCGGGACGTTGCAGGTGATGACGCGGGATTTCATCGCGGCATCGCAAAGCGCGGGACGTCCGGCAGTGGAGATCGCCCGTCGACATGTGCTGCCCAATATTGTCGGCATGCTTATCGTGCAGGCTTCGGTGGCTTTTGCCCTGGCCATCCTGGCGGAGGCGGCGCTGAGTTTCCTGGGGCTGGGCACTCCCCCACCGGAACCCTCCTGGGGCCGGATGTTGCAGACCGCCCAGGCCTCTCTCGGTTCGGCCCCGCAGCTGGCACTGTGGCCCGGGTTGGCGATCGCGGCCACCGTCCTCGGTTTCAATGTGCTTGGCGACGGCCTCCGTGACGCCCTCGACCCGAAGGAAAGGCGAGGTTGA
- a CDS encoding dipeptide ABC transporter ATP-binding protein: MLKIEDLHIADLVHDLNFEIGKGERVGLIGESGSGKSLTALSIMGLLPRELAATGRVEFQGRNLLQLKDRRLRQIRGAKIAMVFQEPMTALDPLMRVGRQVADMMRVHGVSRHNAQQRARELFADVGLKVEKMRSFPHQLSGGQRQRVLIAMALANDPELLICDEPTTALDVTVQRQILELISRLVEQRGISLLFITHDLGVISQISEKVVVLKEGRTVESGPTAQVLVKPAHEYTAALVAAYRPGENFPVTTPGEPIIITEELTRSHRGIPALDRVSLTVRRGERLGVVGGSGSGKTTLMKLIAGLDQPTSGTVRVKASTQLVFQDPMSSLDPRMRIFSSVEEPLLSTEMTRAERAARVREVLTEVGLPPDAAQRYPHQFSGGQRQRISIARALAPRPDVLLADEAVSALDATVRAQVLALLDQLVEEYGLTLVFISHDLSVVRQVCSRVVVLNQGQVVEEGDIASVWENPRHEYTRALLTAVPALD, from the coding sequence ATGCTCAAGATCGAAGATCTGCATATCGCTGACCTGGTCCATGACCTCAACTTCGAGATCGGGAAGGGGGAAAGGGTCGGCCTGATCGGGGAATCCGGATCCGGTAAATCCCTGACCGCCCTGTCCATCATGGGGCTGCTGCCCCGGGAGCTGGCCGCCACCGGCCGGGTCGAGTTCCAGGGGCGTAATCTACTTCAGCTTAAGGATCGGCGGCTGCGCCAGATCCGGGGCGCGAAGATCGCGATGGTCTTCCAGGAACCGATGACCGCCCTGGATCCGCTGATGCGGGTGGGCCGGCAGGTGGCTGACATGATGCGGGTACATGGTGTTTCCCGGCACAACGCACAACAGCGCGCCCGGGAACTCTTCGCCGATGTGGGCCTCAAGGTGGAGAAAATGCGTTCCTTCCCGCACCAGCTCTCCGGTGGGCAACGCCAACGTGTGCTGATTGCCATGGCCCTGGCCAATGATCCGGAGCTGCTGATCTGCGATGAGCCCACCACTGCCCTGGATGTGACGGTGCAGCGCCAGATTCTTGAGCTGATCTCCCGACTGGTGGAGCAGCGTGGCATCAGCCTGCTCTTCATCACCCATGATCTGGGGGTGATCAGCCAGATCTCGGAGAAAGTGGTGGTGCTCAAGGAGGGGCGGACGGTGGAATCCGGCCCCACCGCCCAGGTACTGGTGAAACCAGCCCATGAGTACACCGCTGCGCTGGTGGCCGCCTACCGGCCGGGGGAGAACTTTCCGGTGACTACCCCAGGGGAGCCGATCATCATCACCGAGGAATTGACCCGCTCCCACCGTGGTATCCCCGCCCTGGACCGGGTTTCCCTGACGGTCCGGCGCGGGGAAAGGCTGGGTGTGGTCGGTGGGTCCGGTTCGGGTAAAACCACCCTGATGAAATTGATCGCAGGTCTGGATCAGCCCACCTCCGGCACCGTGAGGGTCAAGGCCAGCACCCAGCTGGTCTTCCAGGATCCGATGTCCTCCCTGGATCCGAGGATGCGGATCTTCTCCTCCGTGGAGGAACCCCTGCTGAGCACCGAAATGACCAGGGCGGAACGTGCCGCCCGGGTCCGGGAAGTACTCACTGAGGTGGGTCTGCCACCAGATGCCGCCCAACGCTACCCCCACCAGTTCTCCGGTGGGCAGCGTCAACGGATCTCCATTGCCCGGGCCCTGGCACCCCGACCAGATGTGCTCTTGGCCGATGAGGCGGTCTCCGCCCTCGATGCCACCGTCCGGGCCCAGGTGTTGGCGCTGCTGGATCAGCTGGTGGAGGAATATGGTCTGACCCTGGTGTTCATCTCCCATGATCTTTCAGTGGTGCGTCAGGTCTGTTCCAGGGTGGTGGTGCTGAACCAGGGGCAAGTGGTGGAGGAAGGAGATATTGCCAGCGTGTGGGAGAACCCCCGGCATGAGTACACCCGGGCGCTGCTCACCGCCGTGCCGGCGCTGGATTAA
- the thpR gene encoding RNA 2',3'-cyclic phosphodiesterase: MRLFASISPSTQAREHLLGALRPISADLGPDLRWTDPQQWHLTLAFYGEQPEGAIEDLLGHLAMAAAGARAMELNLRGAGSFNRRNLWVGVGGETPMLKQLMADCLLDPSERSRQRAHLTVARNQRGRQRGWDPVLDDVVHALAVYQGPDFPVTQIDLVKSTLGAGRGGEPRYEVLASVPLAAQHIDAGY, translated from the coding sequence ATGCGCCTTTTCGCCTCGATTTCCCCCTCGACCCAGGCCAGGGAGCACCTGCTCGGTGCGCTCCGCCCGATCAGCGCGGACCTGGGCCCGGATCTCAGATGGACGGACCCGCAGCAGTGGCACCTGACCCTCGCCTTCTACGGGGAGCAACCTGAAGGGGCGATCGAGGATCTGCTGGGGCACCTGGCCATGGCTGCCGCCGGGGCCCGGGCCATGGAGCTCAACCTCAGGGGGGCTGGTTCCTTCAACCGGCGGAATCTCTGGGTGGGGGTCGGCGGGGAGACTCCGATGCTCAAGCAGCTGATGGCGGATTGTCTCCTCGATCCGAGCGAGCGTTCCCGGCAGCGCGCCCATCTCACAGTGGCCCGTAATCAGCGGGGCAGGCAGCGGGGCTGGGATCCGGTGCTGGATGATGTGGTGCATGCGCTCGCCGTCTATCAGGGGCCGGATTTCCCGGTCACTCAGATCGACCTGGTTAAATCCACCCTCGGGGCGGGTCGGGGAGGGGAACCCCGCTATGAGGTGCTTGCGTCGGTGCCCTTGGCGGCCCAGCACATTGACGCCGGTTACTGA
- a CDS encoding arylamine N-acetyltransferase family protein, translating into MTLLERYFRRLGIPAPAAGSDPVETLDNILSHHAEAIPFENLDPLLGRGASLDPGVVATKLLDARRGGFCHEHALLVQQVLRELGFKCFPVLARVYRDPTLTTPSGPTHHLTLVVLGEQLRLVDPGFGGGTPTVSLPVEVGAQVGEFRLVSAPETLPSQLQARDVSLLLQRRSGEGVWHNLYGFDTVPAQPQDIEVSNWYVSTSPQVMFTRYPVLARPLRDGTRHSLRGRVLRSVGPEGEHREEIGDPGRLGQVLGEVFGLELIDAEVGEVWERSGEVD; encoded by the coding sequence ATGACTTTGTTGGAACGCTATTTCCGCCGCCTCGGTATCCCGGCCCCTGCGGCGGGGAGCGACCCGGTTGAAACCCTGGACAACATCCTGTCCCACCATGCCGAAGCCATCCCCTTCGAAAATCTTGACCCGCTGCTTGGTCGGGGAGCCAGCCTTGATCCCGGGGTGGTGGCCACCAAGCTTCTCGACGCCCGACGCGGTGGTTTCTGCCATGAGCACGCCCTGTTGGTCCAACAGGTCCTCCGGGAACTGGGTTTCAAGTGTTTTCCCGTCCTGGCGCGGGTCTATCGGGATCCCACCCTGACCACTCCCTCCGGGCCGACCCACCATCTGACCCTGGTGGTGCTGGGCGAGCAGCTGCGGCTGGTGGATCCGGGGTTCGGTGGTGGCACCCCGACCGTCTCCCTCCCGGTTGAGGTGGGCGCTCAGGTGGGGGAGTTCCGCCTGGTGTCCGCACCTGAGACACTGCCCAGTCAGCTGCAGGCCAGGGACGTCTCCCTGCTGCTGCAGCGCCGCTCCGGCGAGGGGGTGTGGCACAACCTCTATGGTTTCGACACGGTCCCCGCCCAGCCCCAGGATATTGAGGTTTCCAACTGGTATGTCTCCACTAGCCCGCAGGTCATGTTCACCCGCTACCCGGTGTTGGCGCGGCCCCTGCGGGACGGCACCCGGCATAGTCTCCGGGGTCGGGTGCTGCGCAGCGTCGGACCCGAGGGTGAACACCGGGAGGAGATCGGTGACCCGGGTCGATTGGGGCAGGTGCTGGGGGAGGTCTTCGGGTTGGAGCTGATCGATGCCGAGGTCGGGGAAGTGTGGGAACGGTCCGGAGAGGTCGACTGA
- a CDS encoding LacI family DNA-binding transcriptional regulator, with protein MAQLAGVSISTTSRALSGHSAISAGTAERVRAAAIELSYQPNAQARALRAARTSTIGLTIPSVINPYFAGLAAAVQHAASEASLSTILFTSEEDPEELAKALRVLAGHRVDGLLVVPHEENSEQLLELRNLGVPLVLVDRTLPDTEITSVSSDPTEGVTAAVRHLKERGHLSIGYLSGPVDTSTGRERLAAFHDACRAEGFGDQPVYPGGYEQREGYEGTRTLLAQGIRAIIAGDTMMSIGALEACHTLGVEVGRDIALVGFDDHPIFQLQPAPLTVIDQQVTELGIRAFEVLQHLIAGDTPPVSVRLPTKLKIRASTAGSAP; from the coding sequence GTGGCGCAGTTGGCTGGGGTCTCCATAAGCACCACCTCCCGGGCGCTCAGCGGCCACTCCGCAATCTCCGCGGGCACCGCAGAACGCGTCCGGGCTGCCGCCATAGAACTGAGTTATCAGCCCAATGCCCAGGCCCGTGCCCTGCGGGCCGCACGGACCTCCACCATCGGATTGACCATCCCCAGTGTGATCAACCCCTATTTCGCGGGACTCGCCGCTGCGGTGCAGCATGCCGCCAGCGAGGCATCCCTGTCGACCATCCTCTTCACCTCCGAGGAGGATCCGGAGGAACTGGCCAAGGCGTTGAGGGTGTTGGCGGGACATCGGGTGGACGGCCTGCTGGTGGTCCCCCATGAGGAAAACAGCGAACAGCTGCTGGAACTGAGAAACCTGGGTGTCCCGCTCGTCCTGGTTGACCGCACCCTCCCGGACACTGAGATCACCTCCGTCTCCTCGGACCCCACGGAGGGGGTCACCGCCGCGGTCAGACATCTGAAGGAGCGTGGCCACCTTTCGATCGGCTACCTTTCAGGGCCGGTGGACACCTCCACCGGTCGGGAACGACTGGCCGCCTTCCACGACGCCTGCCGCGCCGAAGGCTTCGGGGATCAGCCGGTGTACCCCGGTGGTTATGAACAGCGGGAAGGTTATGAAGGCACCCGGACGCTGTTGGCTCAGGGAATCCGGGCCATCATCGCCGGGGACACCATGATGTCCATCGGTGCACTCGAGGCCTGCCACACGCTTGGCGTCGAAGTTGGGCGGGACATCGCCCTGGTGGGTTTTGATGACCACCCGATCTTCCAGCTGCAGCCGGCCCCCTTGACGGTCATCGATCAGCAGGTCACCGAGCTCGGGATCCGCGCCTTTGAGGTGCTGCAGCACCTGATTGCCGGGGACACCCCACCGGTGTCGGTACGTCTGCCCACCAAACTGAAGATCCGGGCCTCCACCGCCGGTTCCGCCCCCTGA
- a CDS encoding ribokinase gives MSGVVVVGSINADLVVRVHRHPHPGETLMGSGGNITPGGKGANQAVAAALQGAEVTMIGAVGSDAYAGPSTELLHSAGVNMTGVATTATTTGLAVITVSKDGENSIIVVPGANATVDESYVRTHADTLVGADILLLQGEIPASGFAAATELCGGRLVVNLAPVIEVPREALLKADPIMANEHEAGLILEQLGITPESGEPQVLAQSLLDAGFASVVLTLGAHGALVGTPAELVEIPTPKIEAVDTTGAGDAFAGAFVAKLLEGEDMIAAAQHAARVGAYAATGHGAQASYPDTTAQLPEVRG, from the coding sequence ATGAGTGGTGTCGTCGTGGTCGGTTCCATCAACGCTGATCTGGTGGTCCGGGTCCACCGCCATCCCCACCCAGGTGAAACACTGATGGGCAGCGGTGGCAACATAACCCCAGGTGGCAAGGGTGCCAACCAGGCGGTGGCCGCGGCACTCCAGGGCGCGGAGGTCACCATGATCGGCGCGGTGGGTTCAGATGCCTACGCCGGCCCCAGCACCGAACTGCTCCACTCCGCCGGGGTGAACATGACCGGGGTGGCCACCACCGCGACAACCACCGGCCTGGCTGTGATCACGGTGTCCAAGGACGGCGAGAACTCCATCATCGTGGTCCCCGGCGCCAACGCCACCGTCGATGAATCCTATGTCCGCACTCATGCGGACACCCTCGTCGGGGCCGATATCCTGCTGCTCCAGGGTGAGATCCCGGCCTCGGGGTTCGCCGCCGCCACCGAGCTCTGTGGCGGACGTCTCGTGGTCAACCTCGCCCCGGTGATCGAGGTGCCCCGGGAGGCCCTGCTGAAAGCTGATCCGATCATGGCCAATGAGCATGAGGCCGGTCTGATCCTGGAGCAGCTGGGCATCACCCCGGAGTCCGGGGAGCCGCAGGTACTCGCCCAGTCGCTTCTCGACGCCGGGTTCGCCTCGGTGGTGTTGACTCTCGGCGCCCATGGTGCGCTGGTGGGGACCCCGGCGGAACTGGTGGAGATCCCCACCCCGAAGATTGAAGCGGTGGACACCACCGGTGCCGGTGACGCCTTCGCCGGTGCCTTCGTCGCCAAGCTCCTGGAAGGTGAGGACATGATCGCCGCGGCGCAGCACGCCGCCCGGGTGGGTGCCTACGCCGCGACCGGCCACGGTGCCCAGGCCTCCTACCCCGATACCACTGCCCAGCTGCCCGAGGTCAGGGGCTAG
- a CDS encoding DUF418 domain-containing protein — MKTNTLTPSLPASISTLAPRIHGLDLARFLAVMGMVYSHLGEELDYEGFSRIFMESRNGLPSALFAVLAGISMSIISASAVRAGGATLAHNRHRLIIRGLILMVLGFILGEAQVSIAVVLLPLGLAMVLLSWAPRARNSTLISLGLTLLLVGPALQVLLPGAFLTSLMGGSYPLLAWLTYVTAGILLHRLLITPQVSTIALSCLLVVGALLTMLGLQARYLLGFIPLDPDSSVQYYTEEVIFESRFLVSEPAFVFLSPEGHSGGLMEQITSLFASLAALALCLLLCRFTWLNRLLYPLRAAGSMSLTVYVLHVLTTAWYFHGLGFTLLNPAADFDDYLQGKAPENDLLVILTVVVAATVAALWKLKFRRGPLEEWVARVIDTATRQDLPARELPDPSPATTPVGDLKPPAENPAEQLDSHGRELQPDIRK; from the coding sequence ATGAAAACCAACACCCTCACCCCAAGCCTGCCTGCGTCCATCAGCACCCTCGCCCCTCGAATCCACGGTCTTGACCTGGCCCGCTTCCTCGCCGTGATGGGTATGGTCTATTCCCACCTGGGTGAGGAATTGGATTATGAAGGTTTCAGCAGGATCTTCATGGAGTCCCGGAATGGTCTGCCCTCCGCTCTCTTTGCGGTCCTGGCCGGGATCTCCATGTCGATCATCTCTGCCTCTGCGGTCCGGGCCGGAGGCGCCACCCTGGCCCATAATCGCCACCGGTTGATCATCCGGGGGCTGATCCTCATGGTCCTGGGTTTCATCCTGGGAGAGGCTCAGGTCTCGATCGCGGTGGTGCTGCTCCCCCTCGGTTTGGCGATGGTCCTGCTCAGCTGGGCACCCCGTGCCCGAAACTCCACCCTGATTTCCCTGGGGTTGACTCTGCTGCTGGTGGGCCCGGCACTGCAGGTGCTGCTCCCCGGAGCTTTCCTCACGTCCTTGATGGGTGGCAGTTACCCGCTCCTGGCGTGGTTGACCTATGTCACAGCGGGTATTCTGCTCCACCGGCTGCTGATCACCCCGCAGGTTTCCACCATCGCGCTCAGCTGCCTGCTGGTTGTGGGTGCGCTGCTGACAATGTTGGGGCTTCAGGCCCGTTATCTTCTCGGTTTCATTCCGCTCGACCCGGATTCCTCGGTGCAGTACTACACCGAGGAAGTTATCTTTGAATCCAGGTTCCTGGTGTCTGAACCGGCCTTCGTCTTTCTCTCTCCGGAGGGTCACAGCGGTGGCCTGATGGAGCAGATCACCAGCCTTTTCGCTTCGCTGGCGGCACTCGCCCTGTGCCTGCTGTTGTGCCGTTTCACCTGGTTGAATAGGTTGCTTTATCCGCTGCGGGCAGCTGGCTCGATGAGCCTGACAGTGTATGTGCTGCATGTTCTCACCACCGCCTGGTACTTCCATGGGCTCGGCTTCACCCTGCTGAACCCGGCTGCGGATTTCGATGATTATCTCCAGGGGAAAGCGCCGGAAAATGATCTGCTGGTGATACTGACCGTGGTGGTTGCGGCAACGGTGGCAGCACTGTGGAAGTTGAAGTTCCGGCGGGGCCCCCTCGAGGAATGGGTGGCACGTGTCATTGATACCGCCACCCGCCAGGATCTCCCCGCCCGAGAACTACCTGATCCCAGCCCTGCCACCACCCCGGTGGGGGACCTGAAGCCACCCGCGGAGAATCCGGCTGAGCAGTTGGACAGTCACGGCCGGGAACTACAGCCTGACATCAGGAAATAA
- a CDS encoding ABC transporter ATP-binding protein yields the protein MLQIKNISKTFFPGTVNERKALDNVSLHMEEGDFVTVIGSNGAGKSTLLNAVSGRLIMDRGSISIAGSQVSRLREHKRARFVGRVFQDPLAGTAPHLTIEENLSLALRRGRSRGLGPSLSRKRRELYREELAKLELGLEDRLTAKVGLLSGGQRQALSLLMAGFTQPQIMLLDEHTAALDPQRADLVTDLTRRIVADGRLTTLMVTHNMEQAIRLGNRLIMMHEGRIVYEADPVTKAKLTVPDLLNEFANIKGATLSDKSLLG from the coding sequence ATGCTGCAGATCAAGAACATCTCCAAGACCTTTTTCCCCGGCACCGTCAATGAACGCAAAGCCCTGGACAATGTTTCCCTCCATATGGAGGAAGGTGACTTCGTCACCGTCATCGGTTCCAATGGTGCCGGAAAATCCACCCTGCTCAATGCGGTGTCCGGCCGGCTGATCATGGACCGCGGCAGCATCAGTATCGCCGGATCCCAGGTATCCCGGCTGCGGGAGCATAAGCGTGCCCGCTTTGTCGGCCGGGTGTTCCAGGATCCCCTGGCAGGCACCGCTCCCCACCTCACCATCGAGGAGAACCTCTCCCTCGCACTCCGACGTGGCCGTTCCCGGGGTCTGGGGCCCAGCCTGAGCCGGAAGCGGCGGGAGCTCTACCGGGAGGAGCTGGCCAAGCTGGAGCTGGGGCTGGAGGATCGGCTCACCGCCAAGGTCGGACTGCTCTCCGGTGGTCAGCGACAGGCACTCTCCCTGCTCATGGCCGGATTCACCCAGCCGCAGATCATGCTGCTTGATGAGCACACCGCAGCGTTGGATCCCCAGCGCGCCGACCTGGTCACCGACCTGACCCGACGCATCGTGGCTGATGGGCGCCTGACCACCCTGATGGTCACCCACAACATGGAGCAGGCGATCCGCCTGGGCAACCGACTGATCATGATGCATGAGGGACGCATCGTCTATGAGGCGGACCCCGTCACCAAGGCGAAGCTGACGGTGCCGGACCTGCTCAATGAGTTTGCCAATATCAAGGGCGCCACCCTCTCGGACAAGTCCCTGCTGGGCTGA